A region of Lepus europaeus isolate LE1 chromosome 2, mLepTim1.pri, whole genome shotgun sequence DNA encodes the following proteins:
- the LOC133769998 gene encoding carbonyl reductase [NADPH] 1-like — protein sequence MPSDRRVALVTGANKGIGFAITRDLCRLFSGDVVLTARDEARGRAAVQQLQAEGLNPRFHQLDITDLQSIRALRDFLRKEYGGLDVLVNNAGIAFKLEDTTPFHIQAEVTMKTNFHGTRDVCTELLPLMRPGGRVVNVSSVMCLRALKSCSPELQQKFRSETITEEELVGLMKKFVEDAKKGVHKKEGWPDIAYGVTKIGVTVLSRIQARHLREQRGGDKILLNACCPGWVRTDMGLPDAPKSPEEGAETPVYLALLPPDAEGPHGQFLMDKKVEQW from the exons ATGCCGAGTGACCGCCGCGTGGCGCTGGTGACCGGCGCCAACAAGGGCATCGGCTTCGCCATCACGCGCGACCTGTGCCGGCTCTTCTCGGGGGACGTGGTGCTCACTGCGCGGGACGAGGCGCGGGGCCGGGCGGCcgtgcagcagctgcaggccgAGGGCCTGAACCCGCGCTTCCACCAGCTGGACATCACGGACCTGCAGAGCATCCGCGCCCTGCGCGACTTCCTGCGCAAGGAGTATGGGGGCCTGGACGTGCTGGTCAACAACGCGGGCATCGCCTTCAAAT TGGAAGATACCACGCCCTTTCATATTCAAGCAGAAGTGACTATGAAGACAAACTTCCATGGCACCCGAGATGTGTGCAcggagctgctgcctctgatgagGCCCGGAG GCAGAGTGGTGAACGTGTCCAGCGTGATGTGTCTCAGGGCCCTGAAATCCTGCAGCCCGGAGCTGCAGCAGAAGTTTCGCAGTGAGACCATCACGGAGGAGGAGCTGGTGGGGCTCATGAAGAAGTTCGTGGAAGACGCGAAGAAGGGGGTGCACAAGAAAGAAGGCTGGCCTGACATTGCCTACGGAGTGACCAAGATCGGTGTCACTGTGCTCTCCAGAATCCAGGCCAGGCACCTGcgtgagcagaggggaggggacaaGATCCTCCTGAACGCCTGCTGCCCAGGGTGGGTGAGAACCGACATGGGGTTACCCGACGCCCCCAAAAGTCCAGAAGAAGGAGCAGAGACCCCCGTGTACTTGGCCCTTTTGCCTCCAGATGCCGAGGGTCCTCATGGGCAGTTTCTCATGGACAAAAAAGTTGAACAGTGGTGA